In one Echinicola marina genomic region, the following are encoded:
- the murB gene encoding UDP-N-acetylmuramate dehydrogenase codes for MKIQENISLKPYNTFQIDKKARFFTKVNSKDELIAAIEFSKVKNIPLFILGGGSNILITKDVFALVVKIDITGIEVTKEDDEHIWVRVGAGEVWHEFVLKAIQNQWAGVENLSLIPGTVGASPMQNIGAYGVEIKEVFDHLEAINRDTLESELFDKEKCNFGYRESIFKNKEKDHYVISHVTFKLSKKTNFNISYGAINETLSKMGITKDQLTIKAVSDAVISIRESKLPNPKEIGNAGSFFKNPTISIEQYEALKKQYPDIPGYTQETGIKVPAAWLIEKSGWKGKTFGPIGVHKHQPLVLVNYGDGDGETIKALSEKIQKDIQKKFNILLNPEVNFI; via the coding sequence ATGAAGATACAAGAAAACATTTCTTTAAAGCCATATAATACTTTTCAAATTGATAAAAAAGCCAGGTTTTTCACCAAGGTAAACTCCAAAGATGAATTAATAGCAGCCATCGAATTTTCAAAAGTCAAAAACATTCCCTTATTCATCTTGGGAGGAGGAAGCAATATCTTGATCACAAAGGATGTTTTTGCCCTGGTGGTCAAAATTGATATCACCGGCATAGAGGTCACCAAAGAAGATGATGAACATATTTGGGTAAGGGTTGGTGCTGGAGAAGTTTGGCATGAGTTTGTGCTAAAAGCCATTCAAAACCAATGGGCAGGGGTGGAAAACCTATCACTGATCCCAGGAACGGTCGGTGCCTCCCCCATGCAAAACATTGGTGCCTATGGAGTGGAAATCAAAGAGGTTTTTGACCATTTAGAAGCGATTAACAGAGACACCTTAGAATCCGAACTGTTCGATAAGGAAAAGTGCAATTTTGGTTATCGGGAAAGCATCTTCAAAAATAAGGAGAAAGATCACTATGTAATCAGCCATGTAACTTTTAAGCTTTCCAAAAAAACCAATTTTAATATCAGCTATGGTGCCATCAATGAAACTTTATCGAAAATGGGTATCACAAAAGATCAACTGACTATCAAGGCGGTAAGTGATGCGGTAATTTCAATTAGGGAAAGTAAACTTCCTAATCCCAAAGAAATAGGAAATGCCGGTAGCTTCTTTAAAAATCCTACCATCTCTATTGAGCAATATGAAGCATTGAAAAAGCAATACCCTGACATTCCTGGATATACTCAAGAAACTGGAATCAAAGTACCCGCAGCTTGGTTAATAGAGAAATCAGGTTGGAAGGGCAAAACCTTCGGGCCAATAGGAGTACACAAGCACCAACCATTGGTTTTGGTTAATTATGGAGATGGAGATGGGGAAACGATAAAAGCCCTTTCTGAAAAAATCCAAAAGGACATTCAAAAGAAATTCAATATTCTATTAAATCCAGAGGTTAATTTCATTTAA
- a CDS encoding polysaccharide pyruvyl transferase family protein has translation MKIGILTFHYSINPGSVIQAYCVYHLLKNGFPNAKVEIINLIPANREKIERDFFSKKPPFIRHRKIIRYNSVRKFIKNYLPFSEFCNQEDLTKQIEFINKQAYDLIFTGSDTVWMHSDKFDYQLPNIYFLPKGIKAKKASIAASVDPLKDDNEFFNHKHMLSQILNEYKIILVRDSATFNLLKKMGVKKTNQIADPTFLYDFEKDLKLVINKSPDIKKKNVLIGVTDKYIAQNIKSLLKDHSDQYLFIQRKKSLSLFDDHIIDQLNVYSKIDILITDRFHGSIFAMKLSNTLVINIERYNKNPHPNGKGRDLFTRIGIPEYCIRLDRDNQEEFRKNLLGLIDHWDRNAFLRREDLLKDFIHANKAIWQSSLAHLSQETDLLEEV, from the coding sequence ATGAAAATCGGAATCTTAACCTTTCATTACTCGATCAATCCCGGCTCGGTAATACAAGCCTATTGTGTATATCATTTGCTAAAAAATGGTTTTCCCAATGCAAAAGTAGAAATCATCAACCTAATCCCCGCCAACAGGGAAAAAATCGAACGTGACTTCTTTAGCAAGAAACCACCTTTTATTAGGCATAGAAAAATAATCCGGTACAATTCAGTCAGGAAATTCATAAAAAACTACCTTCCTTTTTCTGAATTCTGTAACCAAGAAGACCTGACCAAGCAAATTGAATTCATCAATAAGCAAGCTTATGACCTTATCTTCACCGGAAGTGATACAGTTTGGATGCATTCTGACAAATTTGATTACCAACTTCCCAATATTTACTTTTTGCCCAAGGGAATAAAAGCTAAAAAAGCTTCAATTGCAGCTTCAGTCGATCCTTTAAAGGACGATAATGAGTTTTTCAACCATAAGCATATGCTATCCCAAATCTTAAATGAATACAAGATCATCTTGGTAAGAGATAGTGCTACCTTTAACCTATTAAAGAAAATGGGCGTAAAAAAAACAAATCAAATTGCAGACCCCACATTCTTATATGATTTTGAAAAGGACCTTAAATTAGTTATCAACAAAAGCCCTGACATCAAGAAAAAAAACGTACTGATTGGGGTCACTGACAAATATATCGCTCAAAATATCAAAAGCTTACTTAAGGACCATTCTGACCAATACCTGTTCATTCAAAGAAAAAAGAGCCTAAGTCTATTTGACGACCATATTATTGACCAATTAAATGTCTACAGCAAAATAGACATTCTCATTACTGATAGGTTTCATGGATCCATTTTTGCCATGAAGCTCTCAAATACGCTTGTCATCAATATTGAGCGTTATAATAAAAACCCACACCCCAATGGTAAAGGCAGAGACCTATTCACAAGAATAGGAATTCCCGAATACTGTATCCGTCTGGACAGAGACAACCAAGAAGAATTCAGAAAAAATCTCCTTGGGCTGATTGATCATTGGGACAGAAATGCATTCCTAAGAAGGGAAGACTTGCTCAAAGACTTTATACATGCCAACAAAGCTATTTGGCAATCCTCACTCGCACATCTTAGTCAGGAAACCGATTTATTGGAAGAAGTTTAA
- the egtB gene encoding ergothioneine biosynthesis protein EgtB — MTYEKYKQVRDWTIDLCSHLETEDFVVQASEHVSPAKWHLAHTTWFFETFVLKKHLDDYKEFHPDFSYFFNSYYNAVGERISRNQRGLMTRPSVEDVFDYRDYIDEQMQLLFAQAINEELRETIVLGLNHEQQHQELLITDLKYNLWLNPMRPAVLNIREYAAQENRGWQKINQGLYSIGFDGEGFCYDNEQGKHQVYLEEFSISTNLVTNGEYLQFVKSGGYQNHEYWLSDAWAWLAENRISLPLYWEEIDGKYRCYTLDGLKELDLSAPVTHVSYYEAAAYVEWAGYRLPTEAEWEIASDKFNWGDRWEWTNSAYLPYPGYKKAAGAIGEYNGKFMINQMVLRGASVATSLGHSRKTYRNFFHPQYRWQFTGIRPCQK, encoded by the coding sequence ATGACTTATGAAAAATACAAGCAAGTAAGGGACTGGACCATTGATCTATGTTCACATTTGGAAACAGAGGATTTTGTGGTACAGGCATCAGAGCATGTGAGTCCCGCAAAATGGCATTTGGCCCATACTACTTGGTTTTTCGAAACGTTTGTTCTTAAAAAGCATTTGGATGATTACAAAGAGTTTCATCCTGATTTCAGTTATTTTTTCAATAGTTATTATAATGCTGTGGGGGAGCGTATATCTAGGAATCAAAGAGGTTTGATGACCCGACCAAGTGTAGAGGATGTGTTTGATTACCGGGATTATATAGATGAACAAATGCAGTTGCTATTCGCCCAGGCGATAAATGAGGAGCTTAGGGAAACGATTGTATTGGGCTTAAATCATGAACAGCAGCACCAGGAACTCCTGATTACAGACTTAAAATATAATCTCTGGCTGAACCCAATGCGTCCTGCTGTTCTTAATATCAGAGAGTATGCGGCACAAGAGAACAGAGGATGGCAAAAAATTAATCAAGGTTTGTATTCTATAGGGTTTGATGGAGAAGGCTTTTGTTACGACAATGAGCAGGGAAAGCACCAGGTTTATTTGGAAGAATTTTCTATTTCTACCAACTTGGTCACCAATGGGGAATACCTTCAATTTGTTAAAAGTGGAGGCTACCAAAATCATGAATATTGGTTGTCGGATGCTTGGGCATGGCTGGCTGAAAACAGAATTTCGCTTCCCTTGTATTGGGAAGAAATCGATGGAAAGTATAGATGCTATACCCTTGATGGATTAAAGGAATTGGACCTCAGCGCACCTGTTACGCATGTGTCATATTATGAAGCTGCTGCTTATGTAGAGTGGGCCGGTTATCGACTGCCTACAGAGGCGGAATGGGAAATTGCTTCGGATAAATTCAACTGGGGTGATAGGTGGGAGTGGACCAATTCTGCATATTTACCTTATCCGGGGTATAAGAAAGCCGCGGGAGCTATTGGAGAATACAATGGCAAATTTATGATCAATCAAATGGTGCTTAGGGGAGCTTCTGTAGCCACTTCCCTTGGTCATTCAAGAAAGACCTACAGGAACTTCTTTCACCCGCAGTACAGGTGGCAGTTTACGGGAATCAGACCATGTCAAAAATAA
- a CDS encoding succinylglutamate desuccinylase/aspartoacylase family protein: MKEMVINGVRIRPGQSINIEIAIARLPTHTLIDLPVFIDRAKEDGPTVLISGGVHGDEMNGIVTVKRMLEEELFKPKKGTIIYIPLVNVYGFLSNSRTFPDGRDLNRSFPGSNKGSLASQIAYIITNQIIPNIDYGIDIHTGGRMLSNYPQVRVDFKDTKGLELAKVFGAKFVINSSHIDKSFRKEAYKLKKHILVYEGGESMRLDDLAIEEAILGTRRVLLHLGMIEDDVDKGESILMKESSWVRAKMSGIFTPNAKAGEAVKKGQVLAKISDPYGQVKVAVKSSSNGYIVGVNNSPVVNAGDAIFHIGKGA; this comes from the coding sequence ATGAAAGAAATGGTAATCAATGGGGTCAGAATCAGGCCCGGCCAATCCATCAATATTGAAATAGCCATTGCAAGGCTGCCTACGCATACTTTGATCGACTTACCTGTTTTTATAGACCGGGCCAAAGAGGATGGACCGACTGTTTTGATCAGTGGTGGTGTCCATGGCGATGAGATGAATGGGATAGTAACTGTAAAAAGAATGTTGGAAGAAGAGCTTTTTAAACCCAAGAAAGGGACCATTATATACATCCCTTTGGTCAATGTCTATGGTTTTTTGAGCAATAGCAGGACGTTTCCAGATGGTCGAGACCTGAACAGGAGTTTCCCAGGCAGTAATAAGGGCTCCCTTGCTTCACAGATTGCCTATATCATTACCAATCAGATTATTCCTAATATAGATTATGGTATTGATATCCACACAGGAGGAAGAATGTTATCTAATTACCCCCAAGTCAGGGTCGATTTTAAGGATACCAAGGGATTGGAATTGGCAAAGGTGTTTGGAGCGAAGTTTGTGATCAATTCCAGTCATATCGATAAATCATTTAGAAAAGAGGCCTATAAACTAAAAAAGCATATTTTGGTCTATGAGGGAGGTGAATCGATGCGCCTAGATGACTTGGCCATAGAAGAGGCTATTTTAGGAACCAGAAGGGTGCTTTTACATTTGGGAATGATCGAGGATGATGTGGACAAGGGAGAGAGCATATTGATGAAAGAAAGCTCTTGGGTAAGGGCAAAAATGTCAGGCATCTTTACTCCCAATGCCAAAGCGGGGGAAGCGGTGAAAAAAGGACAGGTATTGGCCAAAATATCAGATCCTTATGGGCAGGTAAAGGTGGCCGTAAAGAGTAGCTCAAATGGTTATATAGTTGGTGTGAACAATTCCCCGGTGGTCAATGCAGGAGATGCTATTTTCCATATAGGGAAGGGAGCTTAG
- a CDS encoding glycosyltransferase — MKKKITVLFPNKKITLMYSFYPFWNSKFMNHFVFTNDIDWVLRKDRNEALLIVGKILGQNNVEQHIKLFKALRNKYKVISFFDDYDGSESQFLFLLPYLDIYYKKQLFSDRNRYLDEFYGRRIFSDFYHKQMGVIETPLPKELPKLEDKTQLKKMRVSWNLGIGQYPASKIKVFLGKKLYSFFGANAMRHIHSQFPFSKNVPKPQLAKCQARFGYKGYRTTVGYQRKLFSNIVDGQPAFLSGLIPLKEYNKEIKNVQAILSPFGWGEICFRDFEAIRNGAVMVKPTMDHIETWPNIYQPNKTYVPISWDGNNLLETVNKLLEDSKRMNEIREYAWEELKTSYEQVDSRVEKILLEIHSMM; from the coding sequence ATGAAGAAAAAAATTACTGTTTTATTTCCCAACAAGAAAATCACATTAATGTATTCTTTCTATCCTTTTTGGAATTCCAAGTTTATGAATCATTTTGTTTTCACCAATGACATCGATTGGGTTCTAAGAAAAGATAGAAACGAAGCATTATTAATAGTGGGAAAAATACTTGGCCAAAACAATGTAGAACAGCACATTAAATTGTTCAAGGCCCTTCGTAATAAATACAAGGTCATTTCCTTTTTTGATGACTATGATGGATCAGAATCTCAATTTCTATTTTTATTACCATATCTGGACATATACTATAAAAAGCAACTGTTTTCTGACAGAAATAGATACTTGGATGAATTTTATGGAAGGAGAATCTTTTCTGACTTTTACCATAAGCAGATGGGAGTCATTGAGACTCCTTTACCCAAAGAACTACCCAAATTAGAGGATAAAACCCAGTTAAAAAAAATGAGGGTATCATGGAACCTTGGAATAGGGCAGTATCCAGCTTCTAAAATCAAAGTCTTTTTGGGCAAAAAACTTTACTCCTTCTTTGGGGCAAATGCCATGAGGCATATTCACAGCCAGTTTCCATTCAGCAAAAATGTTCCAAAACCACAATTAGCAAAATGCCAAGCTAGATTTGGTTATAAAGGGTACAGAACCACCGTTGGATATCAAAGAAAGCTTTTTTCCAATATTGTCGATGGGCAGCCTGCTTTTTTAAGTGGATTAATTCCATTAAAAGAATATAACAAAGAAATAAAGAATGTACAGGCAATATTGAGCCCCTTTGGCTGGGGTGAAATATGTTTCCGTGACTTTGAAGCGATTAGGAATGGTGCAGTCATGGTCAAACCAACTATGGATCATATTGAAACTTGGCCAAATATTTACCAGCCCAATAAAACATATGTGCCCATTTCATGGGATGGAAATAATCTGCTCGAAACTGTCAATAAACTTTTAGAAGACTCCAAGAGAATGAATGAAATCCGGGAATATGCATGGGAAGAATTAAAGACTTCCTATGAGCAGGTAGATAGCAGAGTAGAGAAAATTCTTTTAGAAATTCATTCCATGATGTGA
- a CDS encoding GumC family protein, translating to MKLIPKNTSEDYLEEKEVEPFNMKDYFLRYLKYWPYFLVSVGVALAAAFIANKFIAPQYKVESKFLIKEDNPNTGILDLTGLATGRRYSPNQLSNESITMKSKPMARGALERLDFDVEYYSTDQQIPIEIYKNAPFEVEVDWEHSQLTGAFINITWVNPDSYFLELPEDIYYKYSPETGKTAEYPSPFSKMKPFPFGKWLEVPDLRIKVSLKEDDALPTGEYIIKLKSLNSLVSQYTGENLQVFPMDPTSSILGLSLITKNSQKGIDYLNQLMDIYLEYELEEKNRLASNTVDFIDNQIAGVSDSLGFIENRLQNFRSSHKTYNIGSEGSAMFDRISELESNLAQQQFKKEYYQNLQDYLTRENYNEIVMPSGLGIEDPILNTLIENLIALQSDKSRLLVTLTEASPSVKEVNKKIRDLNASIREVIVNAGKNTDQMISDLQSRIVKLENEFSRLPFTEQNLLRIQRQFAINESIYTFLLQRRAESAISLASNTTTNKVVEYAGPGSIPITLPYLTNYILALLAGLLTPFTIITLVHLFNQNIKDLKEAEKKLSVPVLTHIGKNKYKSNLVVLNEPQSGITEAFRALKTNIHFISPKEKQVTIALTSSISGEGKTFCAINLASTFSLNNKKTILVGCDMRKPKIFGDFEINNDAGLSTYLSMQSHDLSSVIQSTKYENLDILVAGPIPPNPSELLVSNHFELLIRELQTKYDVVILDTPPMGLVSETLEILQLVDLTLFMIRYNYSKQPFISEINKLKTKIGQPHLYAVFNDVADKELTYGGYGYGYYKEDQKKSLINKIIGKSSRNVGL from the coding sequence ATGAAATTAATTCCTAAAAACACATCCGAAGATTATTTGGAAGAAAAGGAGGTTGAGCCTTTCAATATGAAAGACTATTTCCTTAGGTACCTCAAGTATTGGCCCTATTTTTTGGTCTCTGTAGGCGTTGCGCTGGCAGCCGCCTTTATAGCCAATAAGTTTATTGCTCCTCAATATAAAGTAGAAAGTAAATTTCTTATTAAAGAAGACAATCCAAATACTGGCATACTGGATTTGACTGGCTTGGCAACAGGAAGAAGATACTCACCCAACCAGCTTTCCAATGAATCGATTACAATGAAATCCAAACCAATGGCAAGAGGAGCGCTGGAAAGACTCGATTTTGATGTTGAATATTACAGCACAGACCAACAAATACCAATAGAGATATATAAAAATGCCCCTTTTGAGGTGGAAGTGGATTGGGAGCACTCTCAGCTCACTGGGGCATTTATTAACATTACTTGGGTCAATCCAGATAGCTATTTTCTAGAACTCCCCGAAGATATTTACTATAAATATTCTCCAGAAACAGGAAAAACAGCTGAATATCCGAGTCCCTTTTCCAAGATGAAACCCTTTCCTTTCGGAAAATGGTTAGAAGTTCCTGACTTAAGAATTAAGGTTTCACTAAAAGAGGATGATGCATTACCCACCGGTGAATATATCATTAAACTCAAATCGCTGAACAGTCTGGTCAGTCAATATACAGGGGAAAATTTACAAGTCTTCCCCATGGATCCTACCTCATCCATTCTCGGACTTTCACTCATTACCAAAAATTCACAAAAAGGGATTGATTACCTCAATCAACTAATGGACATCTACCTTGAGTATGAACTTGAGGAAAAAAACAGACTGGCCAGCAATACTGTAGATTTCATAGACAACCAAATTGCCGGTGTTTCGGATTCATTAGGATTTATAGAAAACAGGTTACAGAATTTTCGAAGCAGCCATAAAACCTACAATATAGGTTCTGAGGGCAGCGCTATGTTTGACAGGATATCAGAACTGGAAAGTAATCTGGCCCAACAACAATTCAAAAAAGAGTATTATCAAAATCTCCAAGACTACTTGACCAGGGAAAACTATAACGAGATCGTCATGCCCTCCGGTCTTGGAATAGAGGATCCCATTCTCAATACCCTCATTGAAAACCTTATCGCCCTGCAATCTGACAAATCCAGACTTTTGGTCACACTTACAGAGGCCTCTCCTTCGGTAAAGGAAGTCAACAAAAAAATCAGGGATTTAAACGCTTCCATCAGGGAAGTCATCGTCAATGCAGGAAAAAATACAGACCAAATGATCTCAGATCTGCAGAGCAGAATTGTCAAGTTAGAAAACGAATTCAGCAGACTGCCTTTTACAGAACAAAACCTATTGAGAATCCAGCGACAGTTTGCCATCAATGAAAGTATTTATACATTTCTGCTCCAAAGAAGGGCCGAATCAGCCATTTCTTTGGCCTCTAACACCACGACTAATAAGGTAGTGGAATATGCCGGTCCAGGGTCGATCCCCATCACCCTCCCCTACCTAACCAATTATATTCTGGCCCTACTCGCAGGATTGCTGACCCCTTTCACGATCATCACATTGGTTCACTTGTTCAATCAAAATATCAAAGATCTCAAAGAAGCGGAGAAAAAACTTTCAGTGCCTGTCTTAACCCATATAGGCAAAAACAAATACAAGTCTAATCTAGTGGTTTTGAACGAGCCACAGTCAGGCATTACGGAGGCATTTAGGGCGCTAAAAACCAATATCCACTTTATCAGCCCTAAAGAAAAACAGGTAACCATTGCCCTGACATCAAGCATCAGTGGTGAAGGTAAAACTTTCTGTGCCATCAACTTAGCCTCCACCTTTTCACTCAACAACAAAAAAACCATTTTAGTGGGCTGTGATATGCGTAAACCCAAAATATTCGGGGATTTTGAAATCAACAATGATGCCGGTCTCAGCACCTATTTGAGCATGCAGAGCCATGACTTATCAAGTGTCATTCAGTCAACAAAATATGAAAACCTTGACATTCTGGTCGCAGGGCCAATCCCTCCAAACCCCTCGGAACTATTGGTGAGTAACCATTTTGAACTTTTGATCAGAGAGCTTCAGACCAAATATGATGTGGTAATCCTGGACACTCCTCCTATGGGATTGGTCAGCGAAACACTGGAAATCCTCCAGTTGGTGGACCTGACCCTATTTATGATAAGATATAATTATAGCAAGCAACCATTTATCTCAGAGATCAATAAGTTGAAAACCAAAATTGGCCAACCTCATCTTTATGCAGTGTTTAATGATGTGGCTGATAAAGAGCTCACTTATGGTGGATATGGATATGGGTATTATAAAGAAGACCAGAAAAAAAGCTTGATCAATAAGATCATCGGTAAGAGCAGCAGGAATGTAGGCCTATAA
- a CDS encoding deoxycytidylate deaminase, which yields MSRPDFDDIFMELAVNLAKRSHCIKKHVGAVLTKETRIISIGYNGPPSGTHNCDEEFPEAGCSRDSKGSCSLALHAEQNAILYAVKNNASVEGSTLYVTLAPCLACARIIYSMGVAKVIYMYSYADYKGLPSDEGVDFLRKFGVKAEQYDKEIDFEDSLI from the coding sequence ATGTCCCGACCTGATTTTGATGATATTTTTATGGAGCTGGCTGTTAATTTGGCCAAAAGGTCCCACTGCATAAAAAAGCACGTTGGAGCGGTGCTGACTAAGGAAACTCGGATCATCTCTATTGGCTATAACGGACCTCCTTCAGGGACGCATAATTGTGATGAGGAATTTCCTGAAGCGGGTTGTAGCAGGGACAGCAAGGGAAGTTGTTCTTTGGCATTACACGCTGAACAAAATGCGATTCTCTATGCCGTGAAAAATAATGCCTCTGTGGAGGGATCTACATTATATGTTACTTTAGCCCCATGTTTGGCCTGTGCGAGGATTATTTACTCCATGGGGGTGGCTAAGGTCATCTATATGTATTCCTATGCTGACTATAAAGGCCTGCCTTCAGATGAAGGAGTGGATTTTTTAAGGAAGTTTGGGGTTAAGGCGGAACAGTATGATAAAGAGATAGACTTTGAGGATAGTTTGATTTAA
- a CDS encoding outer membrane protein assembly factor BamB family protein encodes MFLFNKYRNAQQDNVSGNKTPVINWKCFLNTNPVYGAESTAVLDQKGNLYFGSHSGNFYSLDNKGKIRWSFLTKEKIYSSPLLLGDRVYFAGGDGFFYCIDLDGNLQWLIDLSKQKGRLKNSKKLNSILHFPFTYDIQKKKNIIYKSWSSPNYTDGRIFITGFGTGLHCFDEEGKSLWKYDLGFPRYQLSGVAIDDNDHIFCASRRGFAYSFTKEGGLNWKKKIKAFWEPWGNPVVCKIQNTIYFFFAKGEKKGWITALDNKGNLKWEKEAGAIRGSCAVSRDGTHIFLCDFQGFIYKLDATNGEIIRSKQINSVSRGLWITPTLDGDNNLLLATKDGKSSGRLIKLNQDLEIIWQFENNKILSVPVINKSGDIYIGSWDGCYYSLKTI; translated from the coding sequence ATGTTCCTATTTAACAAATACAGAAATGCACAACAGGACAATGTTTCGGGAAACAAAACCCCCGTAATAAACTGGAAATGTTTCTTGAACACCAACCCTGTCTATGGTGCTGAATCTACCGCTGTCCTCGATCAAAAAGGCAATTTATATTTTGGCTCGCATAGTGGTAATTTTTATTCCCTTGACAACAAAGGCAAGATCAGATGGAGTTTTCTTACCAAAGAGAAGATCTATTCTTCCCCCTTATTATTGGGAGACAGGGTGTATTTTGCTGGAGGGGATGGTTTTTTTTATTGTATTGATCTGGATGGAAACCTTCAATGGCTGATAGACCTATCCAAGCAAAAGGGACGCTTAAAAAACAGTAAAAAATTAAACTCCATCTTACACTTTCCTTTCACTTACGATATTCAAAAAAAGAAAAATATAATATATAAATCCTGGAGCTCCCCTAACTATACGGACGGGAGAATCTTCATCACTGGATTTGGAACAGGATTACATTGTTTTGATGAGGAAGGAAAATCCCTTTGGAAATACGACCTAGGCTTTCCGCGGTACCAACTTTCGGGAGTAGCCATCGACGATAATGACCATATCTTTTGTGCTTCCCGAAGAGGTTTTGCCTATAGCTTCACCAAAGAGGGCGGCCTTAATTGGAAGAAGAAGATCAAGGCATTCTGGGAGCCTTGGGGTAATCCTGTGGTATGCAAAATCCAAAATACGATTTACTTCTTTTTTGCAAAGGGAGAGAAAAAAGGCTGGATAACTGCCTTAGATAATAAAGGAAATTTGAAATGGGAAAAAGAAGCTGGAGCGATTAGAGGTTCATGTGCAGTAAGCAGAGATGGTACACATATCTTCTTATGTGACTTCCAAGGATTCATCTATAAGCTGGATGCTACAAATGGCGAGATTATTCGCTCAAAACAGATCAACAGTGTTAGCAGGGGACTTTGGATTACACCAACACTAGATGGTGATAACAACCTTTTACTTGCTACCAAGGACGGCAAAAGCAGCGGTCGGCTGATTAAATTAAATCAAGACTTAGAAATCATCTGGCAGTTTGAAAACAACAAGATTTTATCCGTTCCAGTCATCAATAAATCCGGAGATATTTATATCGGTAGTTGGGATGGATGCTATTACTCACTTAAAACCATTTGA
- a CDS encoding polysaccharide biosynthesis/export family protein: MKLIKILMLISCSTFTIFGCISNKKVIYMQDERKEEFVSRKGEQMVHKIEDYYLLYNDVVDISIRTTSPEINMIFNDPNAMAQSRMASGGLLSGGDVFFLTGYSIDDKGMVELPLIGEISLVGLTTNEAKLHIEEKLKEFIVEEDFFVRVRLGGIRYSALGEFTRPGKYTLLQNRVTIFEAIANAGDLTIYANRDNVHLIRQYPDGSKNHIINLNNKDIMESEFYFLKPNDLIYVEPMKVRELGTGTTLIQTFQLFVSIITVGLLVYTATN, from the coding sequence ATGAAACTGATAAAAATTTTGATGCTCATCTCTTGTAGTACTTTTACGATTTTTGGCTGCATCTCCAATAAAAAAGTCATTTACATGCAAGATGAGCGTAAAGAAGAATTCGTTTCCAGAAAAGGAGAACAAATGGTCCATAAGATAGAGGACTATTATTTGTTATATAATGATGTCGTAGACATTTCCATCCGAACCACCAGCCCCGAAATAAACATGATCTTTAATGATCCAAATGCTATGGCCCAAAGTAGAATGGCGAGTGGTGGTTTATTGAGCGGCGGTGATGTATTTTTCCTAACCGGCTATTCCATAGATGATAAGGGAATGGTCGAATTACCATTGATTGGGGAAATTTCCCTAGTTGGGTTGACGACCAATGAAGCCAAATTGCATATTGAAGAGAAACTGAAGGAATTTATTGTTGAGGAGGACTTTTTTGTCCGCGTGAGATTAGGCGGAATACGGTACAGTGCATTAGGAGAATTCACCCGGCCTGGAAAATATACGCTTTTACAGAATCGGGTAACCATTTTTGAAGCCATTGCTAATGCTGGAGATTTGACCATTTATGCCAATAGAGACAATGTACATTTGATTCGACAATATCCCGATGGATCCAAAAACCACATTATCAACCTAAACAATAAAGACATCATGGAGTCCGAATTCTATTTCTTAAAGCCAAACGATCTAATCTATGTCGAGCCTATGAAAGTCCGTGAATTGGGAACAGGGACCACATTAATACAAACGTTCCAACTCTTTGTAAGTATTATAACAGTTGGTCTTCTAGTTTACACTGCAACGAATTAA